ATAACATTTTCATCATTTCACGTAAAGATTAGATCTGTCAAATTAATTCTTACCCCGCTTCGTCTGCCACTTGCTGCATGAGGAAGTCGACATCATTCTGAGGAACGCTAGTGGTTGTGGTTTGAGACATGGCTGTGTCCATGCACGAGCTCTGAACATCGAGATCTTCAAACTGTTTTTCGAATTTGTCCATTAAAGCTGAAATCTTTTCCAGATTCATAGACCTCATAGCACTGTCCATCGCTTTGACAACACCAGCCATCGATTGTGTAACCTTTAACACCAGACGTTTAGTGACAATGTGATAGTGAACATGGCTTTACTGCTACTGAAAGGTACCTTTTTAGTTGTAACAGCTGTTTGCACTCTACTGCTTACTGCGTCAATTCGCGCCGCCATACGAAGAAAATTAAgcgattgatttttttggCGAATGGCATTTTCGCCGTGAATCCGCGCCACTTCCATGTTTCCCTTTTGAATGGCTTTCTTCAGTTTTGCCCTTtctgctttttcttctttgtcacATTTCTTTGAATTCCTCTCAAATTCTTTGACGGTAAATTTCAAACTGAATAAGTGATCTAAACAAAACTTTGCTTAAGGAAAAACTAAACATTTCAAGGATTATGATTAAGAGCACAGCTAGAAATTATAAATCAAGTTCGAAATATAACTATTAGCGATCACATTCTGAAATCAATTCATATGTTTTGTAGTTATCCAATCAGAAACTGGTATTATAATTAGGCTATGATTATAATAGAGACCTAAAGAAGATAGAAACTAAAATATGCTAGCAAATTGTAAATACTAAATCAAAACACAACTAAAAAATTGACTTAAATTGCTAAAACGCCTATGTATGTTTCAGAAAGTTAGCTTAATTTGAAAAGGATACTCTCCATTTCGCAAAGTAACGAAATTTTTCGAACTCAATCTTTAAAGTTCGCCAATATACTGAAAACACTTTCCGACAAATCCCTGCCCAGGTCCAGGTTATACAGCAAAACAATTTATGACATCGAATTGTTATGACTCAGGTTTGTGATGAAATTGTTCAACTGATGGAAGTGAATAGGATTATCAGATACAGCAATGCCGTACTTTATAAGATAGTAAAAAAGTGTCAATATTTACCCAAATTAACTCGcccttaattttaatttttacaaatGCGCTTATTTGCTTGTATTTTTAGatactttatttcttttgatagattttgatgattttttggCAGAGGCAACAGTGCGCCAATCGTCAGCACAGTAAACAAGTTGTTCGGAAGGAAACGTGGGTGAAGTTTTGTTTATAAAAAGTAGCAGAACTGTCTTTCACAATCCAAAGTCATTTAAAATTATGGAAAAAGATGGTAGGTATAATCACTATCAATTTATAATTATACACTATAATATATGTGgataattataattttttttctaattagaAAATAGCAAAGAGTCTGAGATGATGATTTACCAACCCCTACCCGCAGAAGTTCGTGTTACTCTGGAGCGGCAGTCCCTGCTATTGGGTAAAATTAAGTCAAATGTAAAGAAAGGGGAAGATAAATTTTTGATGAGCTACATCCAACCAAGAACCCCAGTCATACCCGAGGATTTGTCAGCTTTGTTTAAGAAAGTAAGCAACCACATTAATTTCCCTATATGCTACTTGGCTTAACAACAATGTTTGCTGTTGCCTAGAATTTTCCATTAAAGGTTAGTAGACCTgcaaaggaaaataaaaagacccGAACACGAAAGAAGGTTTTGACATCtgttgagaaaagaaaacttggtCTACATAAGTTGCCAAAAACAGGAATAAAATACAAAGCATGTGCTCCCCTACACCAACTATGGGTTGAATAtatggaaaattttttagaattGGAAAACAGGTATGTAATGCTAACTATTGgtgatcaaattttttaaaactttacATGTTAAGCTCTAACTTAAATGTATAGCACTAAGGCAGCCAATAAGGATTTATTGTATCAGCGGATTGCAAAAGCAGATTATCATGGATGTTTGCTAATGGTAACAAGATCCAAGTGTCCATCATACATTGGTGCAAAGGGCATTGTGgtattagaaacaaaaaacactttTCAGATCATCTGTGAAGACGATCAACTCAGAAGTAAGTTAGCTCACTGTATTACAGTATTTCtagttttaatatttatttgaATGCAGTTATACCTAAGCGGGACAGTGTATTCACGTTCAATGTCAGCAAATGGACTTTTACATTGTTTGGTAACCACATGAACATAAGGCCCAGTGAAAGGGCAGcaaggaaattcaaaagtaAACCTACGATAGATCTTTGAACTTTTTTGGGAATAAACGTTGATACTTTGGAATTTAtctagcaattttttttctgggtgAAGGTAtcgaaaactatttttttttcagttaagAATTTCTTCGTGatattttgtttcgttttagtAGTGCAGTAGTAATGGCTTAAGAGGAACAGATACAACCTTTCGTAACGTACAGTtgtaaaaaaaggaggaaaaactTAGACTAAACAAAGTTAAGAAAACACCGGTAGGCAGCTAAACTAAAGACGATTTACCACAGAACATCTGCGAATGAAATGGCTACGACTCGCGTGGCCAGTCATGGAAAAGTTGCAGGTACGCCTCAGGAAGAAGATAAAACAAACAACGCCTCCCAGGACCTATTGTTTCATTCCAGCTAAATTTCTAAGACTAGGAAATTAATTCACAACTCATTCACTAATCTCCAATTAAAGTACATCTCATGTCACTGAGACGTAACGGCGAGTATTATTGCGCCAATAGTTTGAATGCAGCCAGCCTCTCCCTCATTATTTCTTCCATAATTGTAACATTACGCTTAGCACCTCTGGTCAGGAACTTGGTTGCAAACACTTCAATGAGCCAGCTCATTCTTCCAAAACCAATCATTTCAATAACTCCTTCTTGTGTAAACAGGGTCCTGTCAAAGATACAGAAACAAACATGGCTATCATTTGTAATAGTTTTGGTGATAATTGGCAAAATACCAATTTGGGTTCTCTGAGGCTGGTGAAAATGTAGAACTCTCAGTCATCACAGCATAATTCTGGTAGCCTAACGGTTTACTTTTAAGTTGTGCTATTCTCCTATTTGTATCAATCCAGCATTCTTCCTCATACACAATGTTAGGGACATCAAGAACTTTGAGctgaatacaaaaataaatgataaatatAACTATGAAGCATTAACATGGTAAAAATTCTACCTTTCGAAATACACTAGGGAGCACATTTAAGCAGGTGACAATAACCTTTAGATAAAGGTGATTGCCTGGTCCTTTTGACAAAAATACTTATTGTTGCAAGACTGAGTTAAAGAATGAGTTTTTACTACCTTTTTTTGATTCGACAACTTCAGCTCCAAcgatgtttttttccttttcagttggatattttgttaaatgagtATGCGTTACCAGTTCCCAGGGAAATTCATATATATGTTGAAATGTGAATTTCCCCATTGTGAAAAAAACGTGTGATGGTGTGCACGATTCAGATCTTCAATGGTCCGTTGACAGGCTGGCCGGGTTTGAGACTCTTGACTGACAACCGTGGCGCCGGTACGTAAAAAAATCGTCTGTTTATATTGAACTACAGCGTTGCCATTTCAATATATTTATTTGAAGCAAATTTCACGATAAGCCAGTAATCGCCAACGCAATAAGGCAATAGCTGATAGTCGATTTtaaatgtgaaaaaagaatgatggaTTCCATTTTTCATCCTACATTTGTGCCAAAGCAGGTGATTTTTGCATTAGTAGCAAAAACCTTGTGGACTCTTGTCACTCCAACAATGATAACAATTATCTTATTCTCTAAACTATCTGCTTCGACAGTCGATAAATAGAAGTGAGATGAAAACCAAACATGTTCACTAAATGTATGTTCAGATCGTATAACTTGTACAGAGATaatatatttaatttaaaaaaattatttcaatttagCATAAAAGCTTTTGTCTCAGCGCATATCATACTCGTCCAGGTGGGCGAGAGTATTAAATTCAGTTTATACAGAAACGAGTGAGGCGTGACTAGCAAATTAAATAAGGTCATGTTTGTCATGGAAGCGGAGGGCAACCTGACCCTCAGAGAGCGTGAATGATGTTACAGTGAAGGTGTGCTACTGTCGAAGATGGTAGTCAATGTCCGGCATCAAGCAGTCAAGCAAACATATTCATCTCCCTAAGTTTGTCCCCTTTTGTTAGAAAatgcgaaaaacaaaagtattaAATAAGATATTTGCCATCGATCAAGGGCGCAGTTTCGTATTGTTACCGATGGTTTTGATCTTGCGACCAAGAATTTTGGAGTTGGGCAAAATCAGTTGGGTATTGGGTCGTACGATTTGCATTGAATGTTCAAGGATTTTGTGCTCATACAGTGTTTGAACAGCGTCGTGTCTCAAGCGTGATTCGATAAATAAATTGAACATTGCCGTTTCGGTGAACCATTCCAAGAAATCGCGGACACTCGAATTCGAATGGTTCCGAGTAAAAGCGGCTCGCTAATTGAATGTGAGAAAACCAAAATGTTATGTGTCTGGTTAACCAGAACCAAACAAaccaataggaaaaaaaaaagaatacctcAAAGTACTTGTGGCCAGAATCGCTACAGTGAATGTTCTGCTCATAGTGACCGCAGAGGTCGACAAACATCCGCAAAAAGCTCTCGCTGTAAAGAGCATTGCGGGCAGTTTCCGCTTGTTGAGTGATATTGACGGTCACCTCCCAGTCTGACATGAGCTTACGCACGCTCCGTCGAGGCAGAATGGTTGATTCGTCACCAACGTTATGGAGGACTTTGCCGCTATCCAAATCAACCAGCATACcctaaataaaaatgagagattaacactagaaaaaaaaaacgatggaataTTTATGTTATGATAATGAATACCTGATCAGGGTAGATGGACTTCCAATCGTCGACATTTTTAGACAAAAGGCCTAGTATAAAAGGTGTGGGAGCTGATGCTATTTCCGTCATGGACTGAGGAAGGACGGGCACGATAGTGTGCTGCCATACAAATGGGTAGAGCATAGACTGAACAGCGTCGATGCAAAGCGACAGCACACTAAAAATCAATAATTGCATGTAAATACGTTGAAGCACtagttgaaaaacaaaggaatTACCTGAGATTTTGACTGACAAAAATGAGTTTTCTTTCCAATAGGACAGTGCCCAAGACGTGGAGGACGACCGTTTCGTTAAGCCGTTCAAAGAGTACCCTCAAATCGATGTCCTCCAGACGTCCGTCGAGTAACCGCTGTACTTTGTTGACCTTATTTCCACTGACGGGACTTTCGGCGGGGAATTCAACAAAACGGCCCGGATTTGGAAATGGTTGTTTGTGCAAACAATCGAGCAGAGCTAGACGCTGGGACACCGAGACCCCGTGCCGCGACACCATGACGTTCAACAGCTGTCGAGATTCAGAAAATGGCGATTAAAATTATAttgctaataaaaataaaaggaaaaaaaaagaaatcgatgtTTTTTACCTTGTTGTAAAACCCGGCCGCTCGATGGCGGCTCAATAAGCAATACGTGATGGGAATGCAGGTTTGAGCTCCTTCTGGAACCACCCGTCGGCAATAGCCGTACATTCGATCGCCTTTGGAATCGGTCAAGATGATGGTGTACGGTTCACCGGCCGTCTGTAGTGGTGGCGGCCAATGCGTTGAATCCGGGAAGCAAAAATGTTCCATGCCAGAAGGGACAGCTGACTGAAAGATTGATATAGAAAAATTACATTTGATTATTCACTCGACGATTTAAAAAGCAAGTAGCAGAGATACCGATTTGGGATAGCTGGATTTGATGTAAGGAGTGTGAAGATGTTGATGACGGTCGTAAAAGAGAGCCACTTCGAGGAAGGTTTCAAAAAGGCCGGCTCCGGGTTCAACGTTGGTGGACAACGGTCTAGAGGCTTTTCTCAGGTCGCAAACGTTACTGGAGACTCGGCGGACGTAAATTTTTCTATCCTCCACCAGCTGACTCTTCCTGTTTTGaggtaataaaacaaaactccGATAATGTCagaatgatttaaaaaaaaaaaattgtacctGAAATCGTTTTCCGACTCGCAGTCGCTGTCGTCGGTGACCCTCATCTCGTTGTGCCAACTGTGGATATCGTTGACTTCCATAATGGGTGAACACTACGTAAATagaaaacaagcaaaatatTGAAAAACCATCATGTTTTGTGGGGTATTATACagaattcaacaacaaaaaataaagccatTTTTAGTGTCGGTCAAGAACGTAACGGACCACGGTTGCAGCTGTTTATTCGTTTCGGGTTAACGGTGGTTGCGGAAGCACACATGTCACACGCAAAATCCATCGTCTTAGAtgaacggatttttttttcttgttgcccCGCTGAGACGTAGCGCTATTTCTGTCATTGCCGTAAGTCATAaatagaacattttttttttttcattttttcccatcTGTTCGATGTTTTTTTGACGGATCCCCTGAACGGAAGCGGATACGCTGGGGTATGAAGAGATAGATATCAAACTTTCAAAATTCTTTCCTTATGTCGAAATGCAGTCAAAATCGAatacaaggaaaacaaaatatataaaatttaatagCGATAACGAAAATCTTCTCACGGTCAGTTTggggaaatgataaaaaaaaattaaatagtaaaaatattaaaaacaaaaaaacaaattcacaTCGGGAACTAGTTTTACGACTATGGCGGAAAGCATTATTGAAAAACCATCGGAGTTTGCCCAGACCAAGAGTGTTTGAAATAGCCATCcgtgagaaacaaaaaagggagtcAGCtgcataagaaaaataaaatacaacgACAGCGTTTTCCAccctcttatttttttttctctccggCGGTCATTCCTCTACCTATCATCAACATGCCTATTAGGCCAATGTGTTACGGGCTTCCTTTAAGACCACCCGCAAACGTTGGGAAAAAAGATTtcaaaccaaaagaaaaaaaaaaacgtcaaagTATGTGCGTTAATTTAAATAGCCAAGGACGTGTCggtctttatttttgttttttaactttccCTGTGAAGCAATTGATGATCGGACTTTATTTTCCCAATGTGATGGATGTTATTTTCCtctttgaaaataattttttttttttttgcagttgtACGTTTCGAAATTTCGTGCTGCACAACACGttactttctttttggcaTAACCATACGAATCTGATTATTGCATGTTTTGGCTCCGTCTTGATGGGCCGATCGATTCTATCGCCATGGGGGAGGGACAAAAAAGGTGGAACAAAACAATAGACTTACGGCTTCATGGAAAATAGACGactctctttcgttttcttagtTCAACACAAAGCGAAACgtattggaaaaagaaaaggtcagGAATGCCTCACCATGTAATGCAGGCCGCCCTCAAGCGTGGGTTGTTCATAGACGTGGCCGAGCGAGACGGGAGAGTCTTTACGACCGTGAAATCCCAGCAACCCCGGAGTTGTCGACGACTGCCAGGTAAACTCGGAGCTACTCGGACGGCGCCTTCCTGCGTCAAAATCGCAGCTCATCCTCCTCGTTGGTTCTAGATGGCGAGCGGCCACATTTTTGCCTCCATGACGCGTTCCGTTCCTCCCTTGCACTAAAGCCGGATCGGATATGGTCAGCATGGAAGCCGATACTCGAGGACTCGTTTGTTTCTTCAAAGGAGACTTGGTCACGCACGGTGTCGGTGAGAAACTGTTCCACTGTACAGGGTTTAGCCATCGACTCTCCTTGAAATAGAATTCAACATCGTCTAAAGGCGATCGCCTCAGGTCTTCCACAGCTGGAACTTCTTCCGATTCGACGGACTTTTTCCGGCCCAATAGAAACGGTTCCGTTTTAGACCGGCTCATCGTGAAAGGCGATCCGAGAGCGATGCTCGTCGGTCTGGCAGGTTTGGCCGGACTTTGTAGGGCTTTGTTCCGTCGCACCGGACGTTGTGGGCTGCTATCCGGTTCATCGGTGACATTCTGCTGCTGAATGAATGCATCGTGAACGAATGTTCGAGGTGGTTTTTTAGGCGCTGGGCCGGTGGGTAGTGGCGCTTTTAACGCCTCTTCTATCAGTGGATCGTTTTCGATTGTAGCCGTCGGTTCGGGGCTGAGATTCGGTTTGGATGTGCGATCCACTCCAGGCTTCCGTCTGAGACTCGGTTTTTTATGATTCTTGATGATGATCACGTTGGGATcctttaggccatttcggatAAGTGAAGgtttctttaaaatgttttcggGAATGGCTTCCGCCGGTTTGAGTCCCGTTCGAAACGCCGGACTCCGTTTGATACTGGTGCGATTGCTGTGTTGCTGAAACCCACCGCCGGTTGAACTGTGGTCACTTTCGCTAGCGTTACTCGATCCACTATGGTTTGAGTCGACTTCCGACAGAATTTCCGGTTGTTCGTTACGACTTGGGGGCGGagtttgttgttgctgaattTCAAATCTTTCTCGAATCGATTGCACAGTAACGCGCCGAGGTTCGCACACGTTATCCGTGTTTCTTTCCGTGAATCTATTTTCTCTCCTTCCTTTGTGTTTCAGTCCGTTTGAGAAGTCTGTTTTCAGTTAGTCCATGTCGGCTCCCTGGCCCATTTGAACAATCCAGACAGTCCTGTCgtaaaaagaggggggaacaaaaagaaaaaaaaccaaactcATTAGAAAAAGAGTTGACACTGGTTACTGACGATGGCAACTCACTTCACAAGATCataaaaagcaaagaaaaagagaaggaaaagatGGGAAAGTCGTTTTCCCAGACCGCAGAAGCCAATCGAGAAGCCGGGTGATTTTTGGTGGTCGACCAAGGTGCGAGTCACTCGCCAGAGGATTTCTATTAACGCCTTCTTATGTGTTTTACGAATATCTATCCgtttgagatttttttttttttgaaatggtaaatACTATTTAAACTGAGAAAGAACAAGGTACCTAAATCACTGCTAGTGTTTGACGCTCTCTCGATAACAAAAGAgttcaaacaacaacaattttaaCCGGCTTTTTGTTATTCGTAAATAGatgcaaaaatgaatttcgatttttccgCAGTCTCTTTTGTGGTTACGACAGAAAAAATGGGCGGGCGGAGTGACCTActtgaacacacacacacagtagAATAAAAGAGTGGCAAAGGGcaggtaaataaaaagaaaaatgattaaaatctAACAGAAGATAATGAGCCTCGTTCTTTTTGAGTGACAACAGACAAATTATAtgtcgttttttctttcctagtCTTAGTTTTTAATTGAAAGGGGAATTAAATGTGGAAACGTAGCAGACGACGCTGGCGTAATTCAAGTTGGCTGGCCTTCAACAGTGTTCGATTCAACAATCTCCATGTTTGGGCAACGGATAAATCTCCTCCCACAATCGTTACAGGTAGAACGAGCAAATATAAAGAACTTACGTTATCTTTAAGGAAACTCCAAATGAATTCTGACCTTTACTGGCAAAaatacacagacacacacacacacatacgaaCAATTACACACACCCAGCTCGGACCGTAGTTCCAGTGCAACTGGCTCTCCCTTCCTCTCAGTCCCAACTGTCATTTTCCcaacattttttcctttcccatcGAAGGCGAACGGGGTAGTTTAGATTTTTCACCGCAATGGCGCTGGCGGCTATCCTGCCAAACTAATAGCTCCCCTTCTTTCGGCGTGCAAACTTGTTGCAATTTGAACTCGACAGTgatcaaacaaatgaaacacaatAGGTTAACGGTACAATTGTGCAACTTTCCCTttctgttttcaaaataagtGAGTTCATTTTCATACGTTTTTGTCTCCAAAACACCACATTTTTATGGTCACGTCACCTCCCAACTCAAAGTTTACGTAGACACACATACGTTTGGGAGGTCTGTTGAATCTTAATTGTTGTTAGTTGGAGATCGTGCAGCAGCAATCTCTTTTGGTCTCTCTCTCCACGATTTTTCACTTCTTCCCAACGTGACTTTCtagtttttcttgaaaaaaaaaaaagcggaacaATAGCGAGAGTATAGTGAATCTCACCCACTTTTTTTAACGTTGCAACTCGTCGACAAACCAACTTCATGAACGACTTGTGGAagatggaaaaacaaacatgctTGATCAACAGTCTAGTGCAATTGTCCTTTACTTTCCAGTGATTTCCCATTCGATCTACATTACGACACGAATGTAATCGGAACATGATCAAGCTCGTTGTATCAGAGCCACGTTTTAATTAGGCTTCTCGTAAAGCCTTTAACATCCGACAGTCTAATTTACGAAGAACTCGACACTGTGGGATGCAAGAGAAATCTACaaacgaacaaaagaaaacaacaaactgtTCAGCAACTAGATATGGCGTCCACGTTTTGAATGGATGCTCACCGTTTTCTCCAGGTAAAGTGTCGTTTTTATTGTAACGTGATCTCTACGTCTAAGCGAAACTTTTTTTGTGCAGCGTATTTTCACTTAGTCAATAGTTTAGCGTACgtgattattgttttgttgccAGCTGTCTATATATCACATGACATGCGGCAGGAAACGCGACAGGTAATATAAAGTAGCCAGAGGTGGGATCAGAGGTGGTAACCTCGATATACACTCTGCAGagggcaaaacaaaagagttaTCCACCCtcattttgtttggtttttttcccctcagaGGGCATATTAAAGCATTGCCTCACATGAAGGGTAGgcctattttttattatttggaaGTGTAATTATCGTCGGTATCTTTTCAAAGAGTATTTCAACGTTAGATGGAAGCACATAGGATGATGAATGCGATTGGTGTCAAAGTGTAGAAACAAAATTCGAATGGCATCGTTGTTAAAACTCTTAGGGGGgaatgattttctttaacTTAAATCTGATAAATTGTGTCTCTAGACATTGATGGAATGACGCCGCTACATTTTATACTTTGGTGAGCATGAGGTCCAAGATGTACCACACCGTGACGAACTtgtcttttttccccctcatcCGGTCCCTGCACCGAgaactcttgaaaaaaaatttcattctcTTCTGTTATTTGTACAAATACCAAGTTTCCTTTCCTCAGCATACTTTTGTGTGGCTCTCCTCATTCagactctctctttttcttctgaatttatttttcttttaaaaatattaataaaaattagGTGAAATCTAGTGAAAAGGAGGCTCGTAGTTGCCCAGCAGCGTAGTTTAATCGTAGAGGCCCAACGATTAGCCcgtccagttttttttttcttttttataacACAGCGTCCCTTGCTTTCGTCGGATCAATTCAAAATGGCCTAATGAGATAAAAAGCGTAAGGAGAAAGGTAGATTTGCGGCTCTACTTTGATACATGCTTGTTGAAAGAGTTTGATGGATCAAACTTGCATGCACCTCTTTATCCAGGGACTAATCCATCAAGGGCGTCAGGAAACGAACTGTGTCCTTTCAACGTAGAAGGccacacaataaaaaaaaaaaggctttcaaatgtttttataCGTTTCATGTTATAAGGAAGAGAATCTCGAATAGAAGGAAGACCtcgataaaaataatgaagaatgAGAGATATGTAACTGTAGAGAAAACGACCGTCGAAACATTTGAACCGTATACACGACAGTAACAACTATAATTGTCCTTCCCCGTGCTTGACTTTTGTGTCACGAGGAAttaggaaggaaaaaaaaaaaagatttgcttATTCAGCTATTTAGTTGTTTGTTACGGTGCGGAAGCGTGACCGTGAAAAAAGCTGTCGCGCGACACATTTCGCCTTCCGAGATTGAAATTTGACCGAAATTGTACACGTTGATGCTTTTGTCTTGTATTGCGCTAGATGTACTCTAACAAGATGACACCAAAAAACACTAAAGcggaacaaaaagaaggaaaaaattaaaactaaaaagtCCGTTAGCGTGCACAATCTCCAAAAGACCTTTTTATTTACCATAATGTGAATTAAACGCCGTCAAACGGACCGTAAAGAACCGGGtcaacgtttttattttattcccgGCTATTCCCACCAATTCGTGTTGTTTCAACccaaaaagagaagaagaacgtCCCGTCTACAACATGGTGGAAGAAAATCGAAGATAATGACGTCCATATATTTCTTATCGCTGtcgttacacacacacacatctggTCAAACTGTAGTGGTCACGGCAGCAAGAAACAAACCGTTCCTCCTCGTCatcagcgttttttttttcgtgataaTGTCGGATGATTGCAGGTATAGGTTCGCATGTAGACATACAAAGCGACGTGTTTTGGTCACGAAAACAAAGACCTTCATTGCATGTGTTTTGAATGGGAGAAAAACACAAACcggttataaaaaaaatggtgaccGCACTGCTGGCTTACGTCAATAATATTCTATCTAAAAACAGCAAAACGACCTTCGTAGTCTTACTACGCGTATATCTACGCAACCTCCGGGCGAATACCATTGTGGTTTGttgaagggaaaaaacaaacatttggcATCCGATTATTGTCGTTTCCTTCAAGGAAACCGAacacaagaacaaaaaaatttctgccGTGGTAGTTAATCCAATTATTTCTCGTTTATAATTGTCTACGTGGAACTGTATCGCACTGTTGAGCATCTTTTTCCGAGTCCGACTTGAGGTCTAactatcttttgttttcctctttgcGGTGgggttcaaaaaaaaaaaacgagccgaATGTCAGGCGGGGAGAACGACCCATCGTGAATGCATCAAAGACAATGAGCAGATGGATAGGAACGAAACACGAGCCTGGCTTCGT
The nucleotide sequence above comes from Daphnia carinata strain CSIRO-1 chromosome 3, CSIRO_AGI_Dcar_HiC_V3, whole genome shotgun sequence. Encoded proteins:
- the LOC130693648 gene encoding PRELI domain-containing protein 2-like yields the protein MGKFTFQHIYEFPWELVTHTHLTKYPTEKEKNIVGAEVVESKKGPGNHLYLKVIVTCLNVLPSVFRKLKVLDVPNIVYEEECWIDTNRRIAQLKSKPLGYQNYAVMTESSTFSPASENPNWTLFTQEGVIEMIGFGRMSWLIEVFATKFLTRGAKRNVTIMEEIMRERLAAFKLLAQ
- the LOC130693662 gene encoding ribonuclease P protein subunit p29-like, with the translated sequence MTQVCDEIVQLMEVNRIIRYNFDDFLAEATVRQSSAHRTVFHNPKSFKIMEKDENSKESEMMIYQPLPAEVRVTLERQSLLLGKIKSNVKKGEDKFLMSYIQPRTPVIPEDLSALFKKNFPLKVSRPAKENKKTRTRKKVLTSVEKRKLGLHKLPKTGIKYKACAPLHQLWVEYMENFLELENSTKAANKDLLYQRIAKADYHGCLLMVTRSKCPSYIGAKGIVVLETKNTFQIICEDDQLRIIPKRDSVFTFNVSKWTFTLFGNHMNIRPSERAARKFKSKPTIDL
- the LOC130693654 gene encoding DENN domain-containing protein 2B-like produces the protein LKTDFSNGLKHKGRRENRFTERNTDNVCEPRRVTVQSIRERFEIQQQQTPPPSRNEQPEILSEVDSNHSGSSNASESDHSSTGGGFQQHSNRTSIKRSPAFRTGLKPAEAIPENILKKPSLIRNGLKDPNVIIIKNHKKPSLRRKPGVDRTSKPNLSPEPTATIENDPLIEEALKAPLPTGPAPKKPPRTFVHDAFIQQQNVTDEPDSSPQRPVRRNKALQSPAKPARPTSIALGSPFTMSRSKTEPFLLGRKKSVESEEVPAVEDLRRSPLDDVEFYFKESRWLNPVQWNSFSPTPCVTKSPLKKQTSPRVSASMLTISDPALVQGRNGTRHGGKNVAARHLEPTRRMSCDFDAGRRRPSSSEFTWQSSTTPGLLGFHGRKDSPVSLGHVYEQPTLEGGLHYMCSPIMEVNDIHSWHNEMRVTDDSDCESENDFRKSQLVEDRKIYVRRVSSNVCDLRKASRPLSTNVEPGAGLFETFLEVALFYDRHQHLHTPYIKSSYPKSSAVPSGMEHFCFPDSTHWPPPLQTAGEPYTIILTDSKGDRMYGYCRRVVPEGAQTCIPITYCLLSRHRAAGFYNKLLNVMVSRHGVSVSQRLALLDCLHKQPFPNPGRFVEFPAESPVSGNKVNKVQRLLDGRLEDIDLRVLFERLNETVVLHVLGTVLLERKLIFVSQNLSVLSLCIDAVQSMLYPFVWQHTIVPVLPQSMTEIASAPTPFILGLLSKNVDDWKSIYPDQGMLVDLDSGKVLHNVGDESTILPRRSVRKLMSDWEVTVNITQQAETARNALYSESFLRMFVDLCGHYEQNIHCSDSGHKYFERAAFTRNHSNSSVRDFLEWFTETAMFNLFIESRLRHDAVQTLYEHKILEHSMQIVRPNTQLILPNSKILGRKIKTIGDKLREMNMFA
- the LOC130693642 gene encoding charged multivesicular body protein 1B2-like yields the protein MENHLFSLKFTVKEFERNSKKCDKEEKAERAKLKKAIQKGNMEVARIHGENAIRQKNQSLNFLRMAARIDAVSSRVQTAVTTKKVTQSMAGVVKAMDSAMRSMNLEKISALMDKFEKQFEDLDVQSSCMDTAMSQTTTTSVPQNDVDFLMQQVADEAGIELNMELPQGNTSTLNPSVTVGASTQASTEQDELTQRLARLRQM